The Candidatus Binatus sp. DNA window GCCCGGAATCGAGAGCGTGGCCGCGACGATCGCGTAGCCGATCACCGACGGAATGATGTGACGGGTGATGATGCGCCATCGCGACGCGCCCAGCGCGCGGGCCGCCTCGACGTACGGCCGCGAGCGCACCGAAGACGCCATCCCGCGAATAATTCGCGCAAAGCCGGCCCAACTGATGAAGCTCATAATCGCCACGATCATGAAGAAGGTCGCGACCGTGCTCATCCCCGACGGAATCACCGCCGCCAGCGCCAGCAGGAAATAGAATGACGGCAGCGACATCTCGATTTCGGACCATCGCATGATCAGGAAATCGACCGTCCCGCCGATATAGCCGGACAGCGCCCCGATCGTGATGCCCAGTGAAAAACTGATCAGCACGCCGATCAACCCGACGCACATGCTCACGCGCGAGCCGTACACGATCCGCGAGTAGAGGTCGCGCCCCAGGCCGTCGCTGCCGAGCATGAAGTACGGCTCGCGCTCGCTGTCGGTGGTGAATAGATGGCCGCGGGTGAACAGATGGATGGCGAGCCGGCGGGAAGTGTCCGCAGCGAACGTGCGCGCGATCGGATCCTGCATGTGCATCGGATGGGTGTAGAACAGCCCGCGCGACCAGTCCGACGGCGCATTCATGTGCAGCGACATCGGAGGGCAGTCGGGCATCTCGCGATTCTGATAGGCCGGATCGTAACTCGCGAAGAACGGCGACGCGGCGGCGAGCAGGTAGAAAAGCGCGAGGCAGCTCGCGGAAAAGCGAACCGTCCGCGACGCGAGGCGCCATTCGCGGGCCACGCCCGACCTTGGTCGCGCGGATAGCGCAGCGCCCTGGAGATTGCGCTGCATCATGGCGTCCGCGTTCATCTCACTCGGCCGCCACCGACGAAAAATCGACGCGCGGATCGACCGCCACCAGCGCGATGTCGGCAAGCAGGTTGCCGACCAGCAACAGAATCGTGCCCATCAGCACCGAGCCCATCACCAGGTAGATGTCGAGCGAGCGCACCGCGTCGAGCATCAGCAGTCCAAGACCCTGCAGGTTCATCACGGCCTCGACCAGCGCGGCGCCACCGAGCAGATCGCCCAGCGAGTAACCCGCCATCGTGACGAACGGGTTCAGCGCGTTGCGCAGCACGTGCTTGTAGATG harbors:
- a CDS encoding ABC transporter permease; its protein translation is MNADAMMQRNLQGAALSARPRSGVAREWRLASRTVRFSASCLALFYLLAAASPFFASYDPAYQNREMPDCPPMSLHMNAPSDWSRGLFYTHPMHMQDPIARTFAADTSRRLAIHLFTRGHLFTTDSEREPYFMLGSDGLGRDLYSRIVYGSRVSMCVGLIGVLISFSLGITIGALSGYIGGTVDFLIMRWSEIEMSLPSFYFLLALAAVIPSGMSTVATFFMIVAIMSFISWAGFARIIRGMASSVRSRPYVEAARALGASRWRIITRHIIPSVIGYAIVAATLSIPGFILGESALSLLGLGIQEPAASWGNLLAQAQDVQNLARYPWILIPGIFIFLAVMSFNFLGDHLRDRLDPATAG